In the [Clostridium] colinum genome, one interval contains:
- a CDS encoding Fur family transcriptional regulator translates to MPRLPYNTKQKQIILDFLKLNSNKHITVFEIEEHLKEINLPVGVSTIYRNLEMFVKQGIVKKYAMEGNSSAYFEYIDNTKNSIEQFHFRCKDCGKLQHFESKELQTLTDIFKSNTPIKIDLEDTVFCGVCNKCHQNI, encoded by the coding sequence ATGCCAAGGTTACCATATAATACAAAACAAAAACAAATTATTTTAGATTTTTTAAAACTTAATAGTAATAAACATATTACAGTATTTGAAATAGAAGAACATTTAAAAGAAATTAACTTACCTGTTGGTGTATCAACTATATATCGCAATTTAGAAATGTTTGTAAAGCAAGGGATTGTAAAAAAATATGCCATGGAAGGTAATTCTAGTGCATATTTTGAATATATAGATAATACAAAAAATTCGATAGAGCAATTTCACTTTAGATGTAAAGATTGTGGTAAATTGCAACATTTTGAAAGTAAAGAATTACAAACATTAACAGATATTTTTAAAAGTAATACACCAATTAAGATTGATTTAGAAGATACGGTATTTTGTGGAGTGTGTAATAAATGTCATCAAAATATTTAA